The proteins below come from a single Afipia sp. P52-10 genomic window:
- the sufC gene encoding Fe-S cluster assembly ATPase SufC has translation MAALLEVKNLQVRVEDEDKEILHGLSLTVNKGEVHAIMGPNGSGKSTLSHVLAGKPGYEVTGGEVLFNGEDIFEMEPDERAAKGLFLAFQYPVEIPGVATMNFLHTALNAQRKARGETEMTSPEFLKKVRSVAAKLNIPPEMLKRGVNVGFSGGEKKRNEVLQMALFEPKLCILDEMDSGLDIDALRVAADGVNALRSSDRAMIVITHYQRLLNYIVPDHVHVMSKGRVVKSGGKELALELEANGYAQFEEQAA, from the coding sequence ATGGCTGCATTGCTTGAGGTGAAGAATCTCCAAGTCCGCGTCGAGGACGAGGACAAGGAAATCCTGCACGGGCTGTCGCTCACCGTGAACAAGGGAGAGGTGCACGCGATCATGGGCCCGAACGGCTCGGGCAAATCCACCCTGAGCCATGTGCTCGCAGGCAAGCCGGGTTACGAGGTGACCGGCGGCGAAGTGCTGTTCAACGGCGAAGACATTTTCGAAATGGAGCCGGACGAGCGCGCGGCCAAGGGTTTGTTCCTCGCCTTCCAGTATCCGGTCGAGATTCCCGGCGTCGCCACCATGAACTTCCTGCACACTGCGCTGAACGCACAGCGCAAGGCGCGCGGTGAGACGGAAATGACGTCGCCGGAATTCCTGAAGAAGGTTCGAAGCGTCGCAGCCAAGCTGAACATTCCGCCGGAGATGCTGAAGCGAGGCGTGAACGTCGGCTTCTCGGGCGGCGAGAAGAAGCGTAACGAGGTGCTGCAGATGGCGTTGTTTGAGCCGAAGCTGTGCATTCTTGACGAGATGGACTCCGGCCTCGATATCGACGCGTTGCGGGTTGCCGCCGACGGCGTCAACGCGCTGCGGTCGAGCGATCGCGCGATGATCGTCATCACCCATTATCAGCGGCTGCTAAACTACATCGTGCCGGATCATGTGCATGTGATGTCGAAGGGCCGCGTCGTGAAGAGCGGCGGCAAGGAGCTGGCGCTGGAGCTCGAAGCGAACGGCTACGCCCAGTTCGAAGAGCAAGCTGCCTGA
- the tyrS gene encoding tyrosine--tRNA ligase, which yields MASVKSDFLNVVQSRGFVHQVSDLEGLDALAAKGEIVAYVGYDCTAASLHVGHLLSIMMLHWLQHTGNKPITLMGGGTTRVGDPSGRDESRKLLSIEQIDANKESIKTTFAKFLRFGEGKADAVMADNAEWLTKLNYIEMLREVGRHFSINRMLSMDSVKLRLDREQELSFIEFNYMILQSYDYVELARRYGCNLQMGGSDQWGNIVNGIDLGRRMGTHQLYALTCPLLATASGAKMGKTAAGAVWLNADMLSPYDYWQFWRNAEDADVERFLKLFTLLPLDEIKRLASLGGAEINEAKKILATEATALMHGREAALAASETARRTFEEGAIAGDLPTVDIPRAELDQGIGVLTAFVKAGLVASNGEARRQIKSGGLRVNDAPVTDEKMTLGASLLTAEGVIKLSMGRKRHVLLKPV from the coding sequence ATGGCATCAGTAAAGTCCGATTTTCTTAATGTCGTGCAAAGCCGTGGCTTCGTGCACCAAGTCTCCGACCTCGAAGGCCTGGACGCTCTGGCCGCCAAGGGTGAGATCGTCGCCTATGTCGGCTACGACTGCACGGCCGCATCGCTGCATGTCGGGCACCTCTTGTCGATCATGATGCTGCATTGGCTCCAGCACACCGGCAACAAGCCGATCACGCTGATGGGCGGCGGCACCACCCGCGTCGGCGACCCGTCCGGCCGCGACGAAAGCCGCAAGCTGCTCAGCATCGAGCAGATCGACGCCAACAAGGAATCGATCAAGACCACCTTTGCCAAGTTCCTGCGGTTCGGCGAAGGCAAGGCCGATGCGGTGATGGCCGACAACGCGGAGTGGCTGACCAAGCTCAACTACATCGAGATGTTGCGCGAGGTGGGCCGCCACTTCTCCATCAACCGCATGCTGTCGATGGATTCGGTGAAGTTGCGGCTCGATCGCGAGCAGGAGCTGTCGTTCATCGAATTCAACTACATGATCCTGCAGTCCTACGACTACGTCGAGCTGGCGCGGCGCTACGGCTGCAACCTGCAAATGGGCGGCTCCGACCAGTGGGGCAACATCGTCAACGGCATCGATCTCGGCCGGCGCATGGGCACGCACCAGCTCTACGCGCTGACCTGCCCGCTGCTGGCCACCGCCTCCGGCGCGAAGATGGGCAAGACCGCAGCCGGCGCCGTCTGGCTCAACGCCGACATGCTCTCGCCCTACGACTATTGGCAGTTCTGGCGCAATGCCGAAGACGCCGACGTCGAGCGCTTCCTGAAGCTGTTCACGCTGCTGCCGCTCGACGAGATCAAGCGGCTCGCCTCTCTCGGCGGCGCCGAGATCAACGAAGCCAAGAAAATCCTCGCCACCGAGGCGACCGCGCTGATGCATGGCCGCGAGGCTGCGCTCGCCGCGTCAGAGACGGCGCGCCGCACCTTCGAGGAAGGCGCGATTGCTGGCGACCTGCCGACCGTCGACATTCCGCGCGCCGAACTCGATCAGGGCATCGGCGTGCTGACGGCGTTCGTGAAAGCTGGCCTTGTGGCCTCGAACGGCGAAGCGCGGCGGCAGATCAAGTCGGGCGGCCTGCGCGTCAACGACGCTCCTGTCACCGACGAGAAGATGACGCTCGGTGCATCGCTTTTGACAGCGGAAGGCGTCATCAAGCTGTCGATGGGCCGCAAGCGCCATGTGCTGCTGAAACCTGTCTGA
- a CDS encoding DUF3971 domain-containing protein produces MPRHPQAHARTDVARGGCWQDEQDEAADRAKRLLNGSRNLMSGAFLYRLGDTFRGTARAIGNQRWITRLLVILLMVFALGGSAFGLLWWRLGEGPIGFDMATPWLAAAIKDNLGAEHSVQIGGTQIERAGRARIAVRVLDIVVRDRDNAVVATAPKAEVRVSGTALLMGRLRAESLSLVDAELSVLIEQDGRVSVSTGSNTRPIITAKPSDFSLPSGAATDPQTAPGQVAPDKAAASNMGMEALLAALARLDGLSTTGLDGYDLNEIGIKNGNIVIDDRQGGNHWNFENISLSLRRPSGGGIAVSAGEEGTARPWSFRAAIGPQVNGVRSIDISAESLLLKDLLFALRLKDASYTADLPLTGRLRGEIGRDGLPTYFTGKIGVDAGSIVDRKAPEYPMNIDRADISIDWDSSRRVLVAPFQVVAGQNRITLLAHLEPPSDTVPNWQLGLSGGTIVLPGEENEAPLIFNRIAVRMRFDIEGQRIMLTQGDVSNGTVGIAGSGVFDYSTAEPRLTAGLAGTPMSASELKRIWPVVINPEVREWVLTRVDAGMLQRAEIAINAPTHTLARGGPPIPEEGLSINFVANNVKLRPVDGLPPVHDAGMRVRITGRTANVSIAQASMDTDAGRKIALSDFVFEIPDLAPKPMQTRTRFRVDAPVPAVAEILASDRWNEFSGIPIDPNTSKGTVAAQVTLAMPLKQELTKKDTSYTVNADLTNVSAEKLVMNQKLESNSLKVIANNQGYQVKGEVRINGQSAALDYRKPTGDGDGDVRLVATLDDASRARLGIDLGAGTTGNIPLKVNGKIGSGDRDSRFGIEADLSGLKIDNLLPGWIKMPGRSSKATFNVVRKEQSTRFEDVVIEGGGVLIKGALEVDDKGDLISGSFPTYQPSEGDRASLKADRAPDGTLKVTVRGDVFDGRGLIKSSVGGSGQDKSKQKTSDFDLDLKLGVIAGYNGEAMRGVDLKLSRKGGVVRNFTLTSKIGRDTQVLGDIRGRAAGRVVMYLETADAGALFRFTNTYAKMHGGRMWIAMDPPAADQGAQEGLLNVSDFSVRGEAALQQVAANQTGTTQGGGSLAFSRMRAEFTRQTGKLSIREGIVAGPTMGATIEGDIDYSGNKVEMSGTFLPAYGLNNIFGQIPIVGLFLGGGSNEGLIGITYQVVGTPDKPDFRINPISAVAPGVLRKIFEFGTGRQPRTPLDSVGQWQNN; encoded by the coding sequence ATGCCGAGACATCCCCAAGCGCACGCCAGGACCGACGTCGCGCGCGGTGGTTGCTGGCAGGACGAACAGGATGAAGCCGCCGATCGCGCCAAGCGATTGCTGAACGGCTCGCGAAACCTGATGTCAGGGGCCTTTCTGTATCGGCTCGGCGATACGTTTCGCGGAACAGCGCGAGCCATAGGCAATCAGCGCTGGATCACACGGCTGCTGGTCATCCTGCTTATGGTCTTTGCGTTGGGCGGCAGTGCCTTCGGCCTGCTGTGGTGGCGGCTCGGTGAAGGGCCGATCGGGTTCGACATGGCGACGCCATGGCTGGCCGCAGCCATCAAGGACAATCTGGGCGCCGAACATTCGGTGCAGATCGGCGGCACGCAGATCGAGCGGGCGGGGCGGGCGCGGATCGCAGTGCGCGTGCTCGATATCGTGGTCAGGGATCGCGACAATGCCGTGGTCGCAACTGCGCCCAAGGCCGAGGTGCGCGTCTCGGGTACGGCGTTGCTGATGGGGCGGCTGCGCGCGGAGAGCCTCAGCCTAGTCGATGCCGAACTGTCGGTTCTGATCGAGCAAGACGGCCGCGTCAGCGTATCCACCGGCAGCAACACGCGGCCGATTATCACCGCCAAGCCGTCCGATTTCTCGCTGCCCTCCGGCGCCGCAACCGATCCGCAGACAGCCCCGGGGCAGGTCGCTCCGGACAAAGCCGCCGCCTCCAACATGGGCATGGAGGCGCTGCTTGCCGCGCTCGCCCGTCTCGACGGGCTCAGCACGACCGGGCTCGATGGATACGACCTCAACGAGATCGGCATCAAGAACGGCAACATCGTCATCGACGACCGGCAGGGCGGCAATCATTGGAATTTCGAGAACATCAGCCTTAGCCTGCGCCGTCCCAGCGGCGGCGGGATCGCCGTCAGCGCCGGCGAGGAGGGCACCGCGAGGCCGTGGTCGTTCCGCGCTGCCATCGGCCCGCAGGTCAACGGCGTTCGCAGCATCGACATCAGCGCGGAGAGCCTGCTGCTGAAGGACCTGCTGTTCGCGCTCCGGCTCAAGGATGCCTCCTACACCGCTGACCTGCCGCTGACGGGACGCCTGCGCGGCGAGATCGGACGCGACGGTCTGCCGACCTACTTCACGGGCAAAATCGGCGTCGATGCGGGCAGCATCGTCGATCGCAAGGCGCCGGAATATCCGATGAACATCGATCGCGCCGACATCAGCATCGATTGGGATTCGTCGCGGCGGGTGCTGGTCGCACCGTTCCAGGTGGTCGCGGGGCAGAACCGGATCACGCTGCTGGCGCACCTGGAGCCGCCGAGCGACACGGTGCCGAACTGGCAGCTCGGCTTGAGCGGCGGAACCATCGTGCTGCCCGGCGAAGAGAACGAAGCGCCGCTGATCTTCAACCGCATCGCCGTGCGCATGCGTTTCGACATCGAGGGGCAGCGTATCATGCTGACCCAGGGTGACGTCAGCAATGGCACCGTTGGCATCGCGGGTAGCGGCGTGTTCGATTACTCCACCGCCGAACCACGCTTGACGGCGGGGCTCGCGGGCACGCCGATGTCGGCATCCGAGCTGAAGCGGATCTGGCCAGTCGTCATCAATCCGGAAGTGCGCGAATGGGTGCTGACGCGAGTGGATGCTGGCATGCTGCAACGGGCCGAGATCGCGATCAACGCGCCGACGCATACGCTGGCGCGCGGTGGTCCGCCGATTCCGGAGGAAGGGCTGTCGATCAACTTCGTCGCCAACAACGTCAAGCTGCGGCCGGTCGATGGTTTGCCACCGGTTCACGATGCGGGCATGCGCGTGCGCATTACGGGCCGGACCGCTAATGTGAGCATTGCCCAGGCGTCGATGGACACCGATGCCGGGCGCAAGATCGCGCTCTCGGATTTTGTGTTCGAGATTCCGGATTTGGCGCCGAAACCGATGCAGACACGTACGCGCTTCCGGGTCGATGCACCGGTTCCTGCAGTGGCCGAAATCCTGGCGTCCGATCGCTGGAATGAATTTTCCGGCATTCCGATCGACCCGAATACTAGCAAGGGCACTGTCGCCGCGCAGGTGACGCTGGCGATGCCGCTGAAGCAGGAGCTCACCAAGAAGGACACATCGTACACGGTCAACGCCGACCTCACCAACGTCTCGGCCGAGAAGCTGGTGATGAACCAGAAGCTCGAGAGCAACAGCTTGAAAGTGATCGCCAACAACCAGGGTTACCAGGTTAAGGGCGAGGTCAGGATCAACGGCCAGTCGGCGGCGCTCGACTATCGCAAGCCGACCGGCGACGGCGATGGCGACGTTCGCCTGGTGGCGACGCTCGACGATGCGAGCCGGGCGCGGCTCGGCATTGATCTCGGCGCCGGGACTACCGGGAATATCCCGCTTAAGGTGAACGGCAAGATCGGGTCCGGCGACCGCGACAGCCGTTTCGGCATCGAAGCGGATTTAAGCGGCCTGAAGATCGACAACCTGCTGCCCGGTTGGATCAAGATGCCGGGCCGCTCCAGCAAGGCTACGTTCAATGTGGTGCGCAAGGAGCAATCGACGCGGTTCGAGGATGTGGTGATCGAAGGCGGCGGCGTCCTGATCAAGGGCGCGCTCGAGGTCGACGACAAGGGCGATCTGATCTCCGGGTCGTTCCCGACCTATCAGCCATCGGAAGGCGACAGAGCATCGCTCAAAGCCGATCGCGCACCGGATGGAACGCTGAAGGTGACCGTCCGCGGCGACGTGTTCGACGGGCGCGGTCTGATCAAGTCCTCGGTTGGCGGCAGCGGACAGGACAAGAGCAAGCAGAAGACCAGTGACTTCGATCTCGATCTCAAGCTCGGGGTGATCGCCGGATACAACGGTGAAGCGATGCGCGGTGTCGATCTCAAGCTGTCGCGCAAGGGCGGGGTTGTCCGCAACTTCACGCTGACGAGCAAGATCGGCCGCGATACCCAGGTGCTGGGCGACATCCGTGGCCGCGCCGCCGGGCGCGTCGTGATGTATCTGGAGACGGCGGATGCGGGCGCGCTGTTCCGCTTCACCAACACCTACGCGAAGATGCATGGCGGCCGGATGTGGATCGCGATGGATCCGCCCGCGGCCGATCAGGGCGCACAGGAGGGACTGCTCAACGTCAGCGATTTTTCCGTGCGCGGCGAGGCGGCGCTGCAGCAGGTTGCGGCGAACCAGACCGGAACGACGCAGGGCGGTGGAAGCCTGGCCTTCTCGCGCATGCGGGCGGAGTTCACCCGCCAGACCGGCAAGCTGTCGATCCGGGAAGGCATCGTCGCCGGACCGACCATGGGCGCGACCATCGAGGGCGACATCGACTATTCCGGTAACAAGGTGGAGATGAGCGGAACGTTCCTGCCGGCCTATGGCCTCAACAACATCTTCGGCCAAATTCCGATCGTCGGCCTGTTTCTCGGCGGCGGCAGCAACGAGGGTCTGATCGGCATTACCTATCAGGTGGTGGGAACGCCGGATAAACCGGATTTCCGCATCAACCCGATTTCTGCCGTGGCGCCGGGCGTGCTGCGTAAGATCTTCGAGTTCGGCACCGGCCGGCAGCCGCGCACACCGCTCGACAGCGTCGGCCAGTGGCAGAACAACTGA
- a CDS encoding alpha/beta hydrolase: MPEVIFTGPAGRLEGRYHPAKQKNAPIAMVLHPHPQFGGTMNHQIVYQCYYAFVHRGFSVLRFNFRGVGRSQGSFDHGAGELSDAASALDWAQTINPEARACWVTGFSFGAWIGMQLLMRRPEIEGFISIAPPANLYDFSFLAPCPSSGLIVHGEKDAVAPAKDITTLVEKLKTQKGIVIDQQIIPGANHFFDNKLEPLMESVTSYLDMRLANVR, from the coding sequence ATGCCTGAAGTCATTTTCACCGGTCCCGCCGGCCGTCTCGAAGGTCGGTATCATCCGGCGAAGCAGAAGAATGCGCCGATCGCCATGGTGCTTCACCCGCACCCGCAGTTCGGCGGCACGATGAATCACCAGATCGTCTACCAGTGCTACTATGCCTTCGTGCATCGCGGCTTCTCTGTGCTGCGCTTCAACTTCCGTGGCGTCGGCCGCAGCCAGGGCTCGTTCGATCATGGCGCGGGCGAGTTGTCGGACGCGGCATCCGCGCTCGACTGGGCCCAGACCATCAACCCGGAAGCGCGGGCGTGCTGGGTCACCGGCTTCTCGTTCGGCGCCTGGATCGGCATGCAGTTGCTGATGCGCCGCCCGGAGATCGAGGGCTTTATCTCGATCGCGCCGCCGGCGAACCTCTATGATTTCTCGTTCCTCGCGCCCTGCCCCTCGTCGGGTCTGATCGTGCACGGCGAGAAGGATGCTGTCGCCCCGGCGAAGGACATCACGACGTTGGTGGAGAAGCTGAAGACGCAGAAAGGCATCGTGATCGACCAGCAGATCATTCCCGGCGCCAACCACTTCTTTGACAATAAACTCGAACCGCTGATGGAATCGGTGACGTCGTATCTGGATATGCGGCTCGCCAACGTCCGCTGA
- a CDS encoding glutathione S-transferase family protein: MSAPLKLISHKLCPYVQRAVIALTEKGVGFERIDIDLDNKPDWFLKVSPLGKTPVLLIGETAIFESAVILEYLEETQPKPLHPQDALKRAEHRGWIEFNSTVLGDIWGLEVATDEVTFRAKAEQLEKRLALLETRLVGTPWFDGKAFSLVDAVFGPAFRYFDLIDTIGDFGIFAGKPKIAQWRKTLSERPSIRTAVSADYLTLLSAFLKKKGSYLSQLQARQAA, from the coding sequence ATGAGCGCGCCGCTGAAGCTGATTAGCCATAAGCTTTGCCCTTACGTGCAACGCGCGGTGATCGCGCTGACCGAGAAGGGTGTCGGTTTCGAACGGATCGACATCGATCTCGACAACAAGCCGGACTGGTTTCTGAAGGTGTCGCCGCTCGGTAAGACGCCGGTGCTATTGATCGGCGAGACGGCGATCTTCGAGTCCGCGGTCATCCTCGAATATCTGGAGGAAACGCAACCGAAGCCACTGCATCCGCAGGATGCGTTGAAGCGCGCGGAGCATCGCGGCTGGATCGAATTCAACTCGACCGTGCTGGGCGATATCTGGGGCCTCGAGGTTGCGACCGACGAGGTGACGTTTCGAGCCAAGGCGGAGCAACTCGAGAAGCGTCTGGCGCTGCTGGAAACGCGACTGGTCGGCACGCCGTGGTTCGACGGCAAGGCATTCTCGTTGGTGGACGCGGTGTTTGGTCCGGCGTTCCGCTATTTCGATCTGATCGATACGATCGGCGATTTCGGCATCTTCGCCGGCAAGCCGAAAATCGCGCAGTGGCGCAAGACGCTGAGCGAGCGGCCGTCGATCCGCACCGCCGTCAGCGCCGATTACCTGACGCTGCTCAGCGCTTTCCTGAAAAAGAAAGGCTCGTACCTGTCGCAGCTTCAGGCCCGCCAGGCGGCCTGA
- the sufB gene encoding Fe-S cluster assembly protein SufB, whose protein sequence is MPAVQETVDRVRRIDVDQYRYGFETIIETEKAPKGLSEDIVRFISNKKNEPAWMLEWRLEAYRRWLTMTEPTWARVDYPKIDYQELYYYAAPKPKKTLSSVDEIDPEILKTYEKLGIPLREVEMLEGVVRPEGERRVAVDAVFDSVSVATTFKEELKKAGVIFMPISEAIREYPELVRKYLGSVVPTSDNYFATLNSAVFSDGSFVYVPEGVRCPMELSTYFRINERNTGQFERTLIIADKGAYVSYLEGCTAPQRDENQLHAAVVELVALDDAEIKYSTVQNWYPGDSEGKGGIYNFVTKRGDCRGRNSKISWTQVETGSAITWKYPSCILRGDNSRGEFYSIAISNGYQQVDSGTKMLHLGKNTSSRIISKGIAAGKSQNTYRGLVSAHRKASGARNFTACDSLLIGDKCGAHTVPYIEAKNSSAIFEHEATTSKISEDMLFYCIQRGLSQEEAVALVVNGFVKDVLQQLPMEFAVEAQKLISISLEGSVG, encoded by the coding sequence ATGCCTGCTGTCCAGGAGACAGTCGATCGCGTTCGTCGCATCGACGTCGATCAATACCGTTACGGCTTTGAGACGATCATTGAGACCGAGAAGGCGCCGAAGGGCCTTTCGGAAGACATCGTCCGCTTCATCTCGAATAAGAAGAACGAGCCCGCGTGGATGCTGGAGTGGCGGCTTGAGGCCTATCGCCGCTGGCTGACCATGACCGAGCCGACCTGGGCGCGGGTGGATTACCCGAAGATCGACTACCAGGAGCTCTATTACTACGCGGCGCCGAAGCCGAAGAAGACGCTCTCGTCGGTGGACGAGATCGATCCGGAGATCCTGAAGACCTACGAGAAACTCGGCATCCCGCTGCGTGAAGTCGAGATGCTGGAAGGCGTCGTGCGGCCCGAGGGCGAGCGGCGCGTCGCGGTCGATGCCGTGTTCGACTCCGTTTCTGTCGCCACGACCTTCAAGGAAGAGCTGAAGAAGGCCGGCGTGATCTTCATGCCGATCTCGGAGGCGATCCGCGAGTATCCCGAACTCGTGCGCAAGTATCTCGGCTCAGTGGTGCCGACCTCCGACAACTATTTTGCGACCCTGAACTCGGCTGTGTTCTCCGATGGCTCGTTCGTCTACGTGCCGGAGGGGGTGCGCTGCCCGATGGAGTTGTCCACCTACTTCCGCATCAACGAGCGCAACACTGGCCAGTTCGAGCGCACGCTGATCATCGCCGACAAGGGCGCTTACGTCAGCTACCTCGAAGGCTGTACCGCGCCTCAGCGCGACGAAAACCAGCTGCATGCGGCGGTGGTTGAGCTCGTTGCGCTCGACGACGCCGAGATCAAGTATTCGACGGTGCAGAACTGGTATCCGGGCGACTCGGAAGGCAAGGGCGGCATCTACAACTTCGTCACCAAGCGCGGCGATTGCCGTGGCCGTAACTCCAAGATCTCCTGGACGCAAGTCGAGACCGGCTCGGCGATCACCTGGAAGTATCCGAGCTGCATCCTGCGTGGCGACAATTCGCGCGGCGAGTTCTACTCGATCGCGATCTCGAACGGCTATCAGCAGGTCGATTCCGGCACGAAGATGCTGCACCTCGGCAAGAACACCTCGAGCCGCATCATCTCGAAGGGTATCGCCGCTGGCAAGTCGCAGAACACTTATCGCGGTCTTGTCTCGGCGCACCGGAAGGCCTCCGGTGCACGCAATTTCACGGCCTGCGACTCGCTTCTGATCGGCGACAAGTGCGGCGCGCACACGGTGCCGTATATCGAGGCGAAGAATTCGTCCGCGATCTTCGAGCACGAAGCGACCACCTCGAAGATTTCCGAAGACATGCTGTTCTACTGCATCCAACGCGGCCTCTCGCAAGAGGAAGCGGTGGCGCTGGTCGTGAACGGCTTCGTCAAGGACGTGCTGCAGCAACTCCCGATGGAGTTCGCGGTCGAGGCACAGAAGCTGATTTCGATCAGCCTCGAAGGCAGCGTCGGCTAA
- a CDS encoding anhydro-N-acetylmuramic acid kinase — protein MGALRAVGLMSGTSMDGVDVALIESNGETITAFGPSGYRPYSEAERTLLRQGLADARGIVARNQRPGALGAAERMVTEAHARAIADFLDSRNIARDSIDVIGFHGQTVLHRPDQRLTVQIGDGEGLTRAAGIPVVYDLRAADVAAGGEGAPLVPVYHRALARSLTGDGPVCILNIGGVSNISYIDGETLIACDTGPGNALLDDLMLKATGDAVDRDGATAARGRVDEDWVAKALALPFFAVSPPKSLDRNDFAALQLPDLPLEDGAATLTALTAAAVARIVPLLPVAPTRWIVVGGGANNPTLMRMLSERLQPASVQTAAAIGWQGDAIEAQAFAFLAIRSLKGLPLTFPGTTGVPVPLTGGILAKP, from the coding sequence ATGGGCGCGCTGCGGGCGGTGGGGCTGATGAGCGGAACATCGATGGATGGCGTCGATGTCGCGCTGATCGAGTCGAACGGCGAAACCATCACGGCGTTCGGTCCGTCCGGTTACCGCCCCTACAGTGAAGCGGAACGAACGCTGCTGCGGCAGGGACTCGCGGACGCGCGCGGCATTGTCGCCCGCAACCAGCGACCGGGCGCACTGGGCGCAGCCGAGCGTATGGTCACCGAGGCGCATGCTCGCGCGATAGCCGATTTCCTCGATAGCAGAAACATCGCCCGCGACAGCATCGACGTGATCGGCTTTCACGGACAGACCGTGCTGCATCGGCCCGACCAGCGCCTTACCGTCCAGATCGGCGACGGCGAGGGCTTGACCAGAGCAGCGGGCATTCCCGTCGTGTACGATCTGCGGGCCGCTGACGTCGCCGCTGGCGGCGAGGGTGCGCCGCTCGTGCCGGTCTATCACCGTGCGCTGGCGCGCTCGCTGACCGGGGACGGGCCGGTGTGCATTCTTAATATCGGCGGCGTGTCCAACATCAGTTACATCGACGGCGAGACGCTGATCGCCTGCGATACCGGGCCTGGCAATGCGCTCCTGGACGATCTGATGCTGAAGGCGACAGGAGACGCGGTCGATCGCGATGGTGCCACAGCCGCGCGCGGTCGCGTTGACGAAGACTGGGTCGCAAAAGCGCTGGCGCTGCCGTTCTTTGCAGTGTCGCCGCCGAAGTCGCTGGATCGGAACGATTTCGCCGCGCTGCAGCTTCCTGATCTGCCGCTTGAGGATGGGGCGGCGACGTTGACCGCGCTCACGGCGGCGGCGGTCGCCCGCATCGTCCCGCTGTTGCCCGTTGCGCCCACGCGATGGATCGTGGTGGGCGGCGGCGCGAACAACCCGACCTTGATGCGGATGCTCAGCGAGCGGCTGCAACCGGCCAGCGTACAGACGGCTGCTGCAATCGGCTGGCAAGGCGACGCCATTGAGGCGCAAGCATTCGCGTTCCTGGCAATCCGCAGCCTCAAGGGGCTACCGCTGACGTTTCCCGGCACAACCGGGGTTCCGGTGCCGCTGACCGGCGGGATTCTCGCGAAACCGTGA
- a CDS encoding cysteine desulfurase family protein, protein MSERAYLDWNATAPLRPEALAAMLDALEVAGNPSSVHAEGREARRLVERARGYVAAAVGAVADGVVFTSGGTEANALVLTPGWTLDGQSAQRLIVSAIEHPSVLAGGRFPAERIGVAPVTADGIIDLDALAGKLAGEPALVSLMLANNETGAIQPVAEAARIVHASGGVLHVDAVQALGRMAVDAPALGIDLLTVSAHKIGGPKGTGALIVVNPALHWPHPLIRGGGQERNRRAGTENVAGIAGFGAAAEALSGRLATEVEHMAALRQQLEAGFAGIDDMVVFSEAVPRLPNTTLFALNGVRAETAVIAFDLEGVAVSSGAACSSGKVQPSHVLGAMGVQPEIAEAAIRVSWGHATKKADINRCIEAWKKLANVLRKPR, encoded by the coding sequence ATGTCAGAACGGGCCTATCTCGATTGGAATGCAACCGCACCGCTGCGCCCGGAAGCGCTAGCGGCGATGCTCGACGCCCTGGAGGTCGCGGGCAATCCCTCGTCGGTGCATGCAGAGGGGCGCGAGGCACGGCGACTGGTCGAGCGGGCACGCGGTTATGTTGCCGCGGCAGTGGGTGCGGTGGCCGATGGGGTGGTGTTCACCTCCGGCGGGACCGAGGCGAACGCGCTCGTCCTGACGCCGGGCTGGACGCTGGATGGTCAGTCCGCGCAGCGGCTGATTGTGTCGGCGATCGAGCATCCGTCTGTGCTCGCCGGGGGGCGGTTTCCAGCCGAGCGGATCGGCGTCGCTCCAGTCACCGCGGATGGCATCATCGATCTCGACGCTCTGGCGGGCAAGCTGGCGGGTGAGCCCGCGCTGGTTTCGCTGATGCTGGCGAACAACGAGACGGGGGCGATCCAGCCGGTGGCCGAGGCCGCGCGGATCGTGCATGCGTCAGGCGGGGTGCTGCATGTGGATGCGGTGCAGGCACTCGGTCGGATGGCCGTCGATGCGCCCGCGCTCGGGATCGATCTTCTGACCGTGTCCGCGCACAAGATCGGCGGCCCGAAGGGAACGGGCGCTCTGATTGTCGTCAATCCAGCTCTACACTGGCCGCATCCCTTGATCCGTGGCGGCGGGCAGGAGCGGAACCGGCGGGCGGGAACCGAGAATGTCGCGGGCATTGCCGGTTTTGGGGCGGCCGCCGAAGCCCTGTCCGGCCGTCTCGCCACCGAGGTCGAACACATGGCGGCACTACGGCAGCAACTCGAGGCGGGGTTCGCCGGGATCGATGATATGGTCGTCTTTTCGGAGGCGGTTCCGCGACTTCCCAACACCACCCTGTTTGCCCTGAATGGTGTCCGGGCCGAAACCGCTGTGATCGCCTTCGATCTGGAGGGCGTGGCTGTATCATCAGGCGCGGCCTGTTCGTCCGGTAAGGTGCAGCCGTCACACGTTTTAGGTGCAATGGGCGTTCAACCAGAAATTGCCGAGGCGGCGATACGGGTTAGCTGGGGCCATGCGACCAAAAAAGCGGACATAAATCGGTGCATTGAGGCTTGGAAGAAGCTCGCAAACGTATTACGTAAGCCCCGATGA